From the genome of Acidimicrobiales bacterium:
CCCCGCTGGCGATCCGGGTGGCGCGCACCGCCGGTCCAGTGGTCGGCGTGGTGGGCGCGGCGGCGGGTCTGCTCAAGATGCGAACGCCGGCCTGCGTCGTACTGGCCGCAGCCCGGTTTGGCAGATCACGCCGGCAACTCGCTACATGAACATCGTCAGGCCGGAGCAGGATCCGTTCGCTGAGCGCTCACGGGCGCCGGTCCGCGGACCGGGCACTCCCGGTGACCAGGGCGGATGACCCCGCATCAGCTCTTGAAGAGGAACTCGGCCTCCTCCTCGTCGATGAGGAGGAGCAGCTCGTCGGCCAGATCCCGGTGCTCGGCAAGGGTCGGGTCGGAGTCCAGGAGCTGGGTGGCGACGTCGCGTGCGGACACCACCAGGTCCTTGTCCCGCCGGAGTGAGGCGAGCTTGAGGTCGTTGCGCCCCGTCTGCCGGGTACCGAGGATGGTCCCCTCGCCGCGGATGTCGAGGTCCTCCTCGGCCAGGTAGAAGCCGTCGGTCGACTCCTCCATCGCCCGGAGGCGCCGCTCGCCCTCCGGGGTGGCGCCCTGACCGAGCAGGTAGCACCACGACGCGTCGGCGCCCCGCCCTACCCGGCCCCGCAGCTGGTGGAGCTGCGCCATCCCGAAGCGGTCGGCGTCCTCGATGACCATCACGGTGGCGTTGGGAACGTCCACCCCCACCTCGATCACCGTGGTCGAGACCAGCACGTCGACGTCTCCCCGGCGGAACGCGGTCATCACCGCCTCCTTGTCCCGCCCCGGCATCTGCCCGTGCAGCAGGGAGCACCGCAGGCCCGGGAAGACATCCAGCTGGAGGCGCTCGAACTCCTCCGTGGCCGAGCGGGCCTGGATCTTCTCGGACTCCTCGACCAGCGGGCACACGACGTAGGCCTGGTGGCCCGCCTGGACCTCGCCCCGGACCCGGTCCCACGCTGCCGTCTCCTCCAGATCGCCGCGGGCCCACACGGTCGCGACCGGGTTGCGTCCCGGCGGCAGCTCGTCGAGGATGGTCATGTCGAGGTCGCCGTAGACGGTCATGGCGGCCGTACGGGGGATCGGGGTGGCGGTCATCACAAGCACGTCGGGGTCCGATCCCTTGCCCCGGAGCGCGGCCCGCTGCTCCACGCCGAAGCGGTGCTGCTCGTCGATCACCGCCACCCCGAGCGATCGGAACTCGACCTTCTCCACGAGCAGGGCGTGGGTCCCCACCAGGATGTCGACGTCTCCCCGCCGCAGCGCGTCGTGGAGCTTGGGTCGGACCGACGCCGGCGTGCGGTTGGTGAGCAGCTCGACGCGCAACGGACGCTCACCTGTCAAGGTGCCGGGATCGGGCACCGAGAGGTCACCCAGCAGGCTGCGCAGCCCCACGAAGTGCTGGT
Proteins encoded in this window:
- a CDS encoding ATP-dependent DNA helicase RecG, producing EGVRRAEVVDPVPAQFRDSLELADRSWAFRHIHEPETMGDVTRARRRLAFDELLRLQTTLVMRKRAVERESKGIRHVVEPPADRDLLARFVDALPFPLTGAQRRAVDEIRTDLGGPHPMHRLLQGDVGAGKTVVAVAALLVAVQGDHQGALMAPTEVLADQHFVGLRSLLGDLSVPDPGTLTGERPLRVELLTNRTPASVRPKLHDALRRGDVDILVGTHALLVEKVEFRSLGVAVIDEQHRFGVEQRAALRGKGSDPDVLVMTATPIPRTAAMTVYGDLDMTILDELPPGRNPVATVWARGDLEETAAWDRVRGEVQAGHQAYVVCPLVEESEKIQARSATEEFERLQLDVFPGLRCSLLHGQMPGRDKEAVMTAFRRGDVDVLVSTTVIEVGVDVPNATVMVIEDADRFGMAQLHQLRGRVGRGADASWCYLLGQGATPEGERRLRAMEESTDGFYLAEEDLDIRGEGTILGTRQTGRNDLKLASLRRDKDLVVSARDVATQLLDSDPTLAEHRDLADELLLLIDEEEAEFLFKS